GAGGGTGAATCTTTACTCATTATGTTAGATATGAAAGGGGTTTGCGCTTCTAGTGGTTCAGCCTGTACATCAGGATCATTAGATCCATCTCATGTATTAATGGCTATTGGTTTACCCCATGAAACAGCCCATGGTTCCTTAAGAATTACTTTAGGAGATAAAAATACAGAAGAAGATGTGGATTATTTATTGGAGATCTTACCACAGATTGTTCAAAGGTTAAGGGATATGTCTCCTTTATATGAAGATTTTATGAAAATGAATCAATAAAATATAGAAACTGCAATCGTAACTGAAATTTATGAAAGATAATTTGAGGTGATATTTATGTATACAGAAAAAGTAATGGATCATTTTATGAACCCAAGAAATATGGGGGAAATAGAGAATGCAAGTGGTACTGGAACAGTAGGAAATGCAAAATGTGGTGATATCATGAGAATCTTTTTAGATGTTGAAGACAATATTATAAAAGATGTTAAGTTCAAAACTTTTGGTTGTGGTGCTGCTGTTGCAACAAGTAGTATGGCAACAGAATTAGTAAAAGGTAAATCCATTGAAGAAGCATTGCAAGTTACTAATAGATCAGTAATGGAAGCTTTAGATGGTCTTCCAAAAGCAAAAGTCCACTGTTCATTGTTAGCAGAAGAGGCTATCCATGCAGCATTATGGGATTATGCTCAAAAACATAATATTGAGATAGAAGGCCTTGAACCACCAAAAGAAGATGTGCATGATCACGACCATGACGATGATGAAGAATAAATAGGCGGGATACCAATGGAAAAAACAAAAGTTGTTGTAGGTATGTCAGGCGGAGTAGATAGTTCTGTGGCGGCGTATTTACTAAAAGAACAAGGTTATGATGTAATTGGTGTAACCATGCAGATTTGGCAAGATGAAGACACTGATGTACAAGAAGAAAAAGCAGGGTGTTGTGGACTGAGTGCTGTAGATGACGCTAGAAGAGTAGCCAATGCATTAGAGATACCTTATTATGTAATGAATTTTAAAGATGAATTCAAAGAAAAGGTTATTGATTATTTTATTGATGAATATCAAGAAGGGCGTACCCCAAATCCTTGTATTGCCTGTAATAGATATGTAAAATGGGAATCCTTGTTATTCCGTTCTTTACAAATTGGAGCAGAGTACATTGCTACAGGGCATTATGCCCAAGTTGTTCAGTTAGAAAATGGTAGATATACAATGAAAAAATCTGTTACGTCTCAAAAAGATCAAACCTATGCATTGTATAATTTAACTCAAGAGCAATTATCTCGTACTTTAATGCCAGTGGGTAAATACACAAAAGATCAAATTAGAGAAATGGCACAAAAGATAAATTTGAGAATAGCGAATAAACCAGATAGTCAAGAGATATGCTTTATCCCAGATAATGATTATGGTAGATTCATTCAAGAGAATCTTGAAAAAACCATTGAACCAGGAAATTTTGTTGATACAGAAGGTAATATAGTTGGAAAGCACAAAGGGATTATTCATTATACAATAGGACAAAGAAAAGGCTTAGGCATTGCCCTAGGAAAACCAGTTTTTGTTGTTGAAATAAGACCTGAAACGAATGAAGTGGTGATAGGTGAACACAATGAGGTTTTTACTCAAGAATTAAAAGCGAATAACTTGAATTTTATGTCTATAGAAGATTTAGAAGGCGAAAAACGTGTTATTGGAAAAATACGTTACAGTCACCAAGGGGCCCCTTGTATTATAAAGAAAATTGATGAAGATACTTTACTATGCAAATTTGATGAACCTCAAAGAGCAATAACACCTGGACAAGCAGTTGTCTTTTATGAAGAGGACTATATTGTTGGTGGTGGAACAATTATATAGGTATAAATACGAAAAACTAGAGTAGAGGCATACTCTGGTTTTTTTGTTTTGTAGGGTTCTGTTTCCTATAAAGTACTTACACTTGAAAAAAACAAAGGGGAAACTGTATACATTTTGCAATGAAAAGTCATCTATTTTGAATACAAATGGAATGATGTTTGGAGTGTGTTTTGTATATAAGAACAAAAAATGCATACTTTAATAACTATTTAAACAAAAATCTACTAGATTAACAATAAATAAGAGAGTATAATAACCACATAAGTTAATGAAAAATTTCGACACAAAAAAACATATTTAAATATAAAACATATAAAAAGTCTTCGAAATTAAATGTTCTGAAAATTAATGAAATACAATAATGGCGTCATACTGGGATAATATATAACCCACTAGACTTGTTAAAATATTAACAAAATGCAATGTATTATTTTGATTTAAGGCATTTTGCTTTGAATATAAATTGTCAAATTAAAACTGAAGGAGGAAGGTTTTATGAAGAAGATTTTAATAGTAATGATTGTTTTAGCACTAACGGTATCATTAATGGGGTGTGGTAATACGGAACAAACAACGCCTAATGACAATTCCACACCAAGTGAGGATGATCAAATCACTCTAAGAATGTCTTGGTGGGGTGGAGATGCACGTCATAATGCCACATTAGAAGTAATTGATCTATTTGAAGCAGCATACCCACATATTACTGTGGTTCCTGAATATACTGCATTTGATGGTCATTTCGAAAGAATGGCAGCTCAGCTTGTAGGAAGAGATGAACCGGATATTATGCAAGTTAATTTTAACTGGTATTATGGGTTTTCTCCTGATGGAGAAGGGTTTTATGATTTATCTACTTTAGAAAATCTTAATTTATCCAACTGGCCAGCAGAAAACTTTGAAGTATTAACCATTAATGGAAAAATACAAGGTATTCCTATTAGTATTGGTACTCGTGGATTTGTATACAATGAAGCTATCTATGAACAAGCAGGTGTGCCATTCCCAGAGACATGGGATGATTTAATTCAGGCAGGTATAACAATGAGAGAAGTATTAGGTCCTGATTATTATTCATTAGGAAATTTAAGACATGATTTTGAAATTCCACAATTAATTTTCTCATATTTAGCTCAAAAAACAGGGAAAAATATTTTTGAAAATAATGAAGTAGCTTATACTGAAGAAGAGTTAACTGATGGTTTCGAGTTTCTTCAAACATTAATTGATAGTAATGTTATTCCAGATTTTCACGCTGATTCTTCCGTAAAAAATCACGAAAACCCTAACTGGATTGCAGGTAGATATGCAGGGATTTTCAATTGGAATTCAAATAACAATATATATGAAGCTAATTTGGACCCTAGTCTAAATACTCAATTAGTTGCAGTTCCATTTATTAAGTTAAGTGATAACCAATTACACAGTGGTGGATTTGATAAAGTGCTTCAAGCTTGGTCAATAAGTGCAAACACATCCCACCCTGAGGAAGCTGCATTGTTTTTAGAATTTATTTCCACAGATAGAGATGCAGTCGTTGCACATGGTTTGAATAGAGGGACGCCATTAAATAAGGTAGCAGAAGCTATTTTAGCAGAAGAAGGATTGTTAGTAGGTATTGACTATGAAGCTTATGTATTAGCTTCCCAAATCGAAGGCACTTATTCGTTCCATCCATTCTTCGAAGATAATACAGTAAGATCTGCTTATGGGGATGTATTTGAAAGATTTATTATGGGAAATCTCTCTCCAAGAAATGCAGCTGAAGAGCTTATCAGAGATACAAACAGAGCAGTAAAAGAAGCAATGCAAGGTTAAACCTAACGCTTATAAAATCAATTAATATAGTAATTAATAACAATAATAACGTGATTAACTTAATCCCTACATTAAAACCGAGATACTATTAGTATCTTGGTTTTTTGTTTCTTTAGGTATTTTTTATAAGCAGACATATAGAGAAAAGGGGATTAAATATGTACAAAATGTGAATAATTTGTGAACATTAACTAAAATTAGATAAAAAATTACTAAAAAACATACATATGTAACTAATGATAAAAAGAAACATTGTATACAATGAACAAATTTTGGTCATTTTTACTTAAAAAAAACAAAAAATGCACATTTTCATGATATTTAGAACAAAATTGAGCTAGAAACTGAAATGAGAAGAAGATATAATAAATATATAAGTTGAACCAATATTTAAACTTAATTAATTTAGAAGAGGAAGTGAAATTAAATTAAGAGAAAAAAGTTAAACATTCTGAAAATATTACCTTGTTATAAATTAACTGTTTGGCAATCAGTTAAAGGCATTAAATGAATCATTGGAATTAATTTTTAAGACCCGTTACTAAGATTTAAAGCAATGTGCTTTAAATATAAAAGTATTCAGATTAAAGCTGAAGGAGGAAGGTTTTATGAAGAAAATTATAATAGCGATGATCGTAATGGCACTAACAGTATCCTTAATGGGGTGTGGTTCTAAAGAAGGAACAAACACAACCCCAGGTAATAATAACAATAATGATGTATCACCAGGAAATACTGATGAAGAAATCACACTTAGAATGTCTTGGTGGGGTGGGGATGCTCGTCATGAGGCTACTCTAGAAGTAATTAAACTTTTTGAAGAAGCATATCCACATATAACAGTAATACCTGAGTATACAGCATTCACAGGTCACTTCGAACGAATTGCAGCTCAACTTACTGCCCAAGATGAACCGGATATTATGCAAATAAACTTTAACTGGTACTATGGATTTTCACCTGATGGAAATGGATTCTATGATCTATCAACTTTAGAAAATCTTGATTTATCAAACTGGCCACAAGAAAGTTTTGAGGTATTAACAATAAATGGAAAAATCCAAGGAATTCCTATAAGTATTGGTGCACGTGGGTTTGTTTTTAATCAAACAACATACGAACAAGCAGGTGTTCCAATTCCAGAGACTTGGGATGACTTAATGGCAGCAGGAAGAACTTTTAGAGATGTATTAGGTCCTGATTATTATTCATTAGGTAATGTAAGACATGATTATGAAATCCCACATATTATGTTTGCTTACTTAGCACAAAAAACTGGTAAAGATATTTTTACAAATGATCGAATATCTTATACACTTGAAGAATTAACGAGTGGATTTGATTTTCTTCAAGATTTAATTGACAATAATGTAATACCAGACTATCATGCGGATTCTGCTGTAAAGAATCAAGAAAATCCAAACTGGATTTCAGGTCGATATGCAGGTATTTTTAACTGGAATTCTAATAATAACATATTTGAAAACAATATAGATCCAGCTTTAAATGCTACGATTATAGCGGTTCCACAAATTAAATTAGGGCCTAACCAATTACACAGTGGAGGCTTTGATAAAATACTTCAAGCATGGTCAATAAGTGCAAATACGCCATATCCTGAAGAATCAGCATTATTCTTAGAATTTATATCTTCAGATAAAGATGCAGTAATAGCACATGGTTTAAATAGAGGTATACCATTGAATAGAGTTGCAGAGCAAATACTTGCAGATGCAGGTATGTTAGTAGGAATTAATTATGATGCATATGTATTAGCTTCTGAAATAACGGATGTATATTCTTTCCACCCATTCTTTGAAGACAATACAGTTAGATCAGCAATTGGAGATGTAATAGAAAGGTTTATAATGTTAGAAGGTAGTTTCGCTTCAAGAGATGCTGCTGAAGAATTAATTAGAAATACAAACCGAGCGGTATCAGAGGCAATGGAAGGTTAAACAATACTAATAACGCAAATAAAAAATTTAATATCATCCCTTTCCTATAAAAAAATCAAGGAGTTACTGTAGCTCCTTGATTTTTGCGTCTAAAGATGTTTTGCAATTTCTGTTATGACCTTATAATTTTCATTTATATAGGATAAAGTCGTTTTCTTTAAAGAGTCTATATTTACTGGTGAGGCATTATCAATATCAGATTGCCTGTTGGTAATGATGGGGTTTAATCTATAAAGTTTGGTATTAGGAATCTTGCTTACTAGATGATTAGCACTACTTTCTTGTGAGTACATAAAAGAAGATAGTAAAGGAACGCTATTAAAGGGATTGACCCAGCCAATAAGACCCCAATTTTTCACATCTTTACATAGAAAAGACTTTTCGTTTTTCCCAGTCCCTAGAGATACAAAAATAAATTCCTCTGCATCGGGGTATATTTTTCTAGCCTCTGCATAGGCGCATAATGTTGGGTTGTTAGCATATAACCCCCCGTCTACAAAGCAATAAGTATTTTTGCTATTTATAGGCATTGCGTAGTGTGCAGGGAAGTAAGTTGGTGCTGCTGTCGAGGCAAGTGCCACATCTCGTAGATAAAAATTTTGATAACCATTATTATGGGATGGGGGTAGATGCTTGAAGAAAAAAGGCTTCATCGTTTGCATGTCAAAAGAAGGTATTATAATATTGGTTAATGAATCTTTTAAAGTTGCTTGACTAAAATATTCATCAAGAAGAGTTGATAAGTACTTTGTGTTGTATTTGGGTTTGAAGAGCTGAAAAATGGTTCTAATGATTTGCCAATTTTGATTGAAAATCAAGTGAGATTTTGTTTCGTATAGGTCACTAATAAGGTCCGTTCTATTACTATAAGGAATACCCCCGATTTTAGGTGCAGATAATAATAAAGCAATTAATGCTCCAGTGGAAGTGCCAGCAATGATATCAAAACTTTTATACATAGCTTTTCCATTAATTTCTTTTGATAAAGCTTTAAGGATTAAAGCAGGAATTAATCCTCTAACGCCTCCCCCATCTATGGATAATATTCTAACTGTTTTTTTGCTCATAAAAACACTCTCGCATTTAGAAATATATATTAGGTCTTATTATATATTTATAGAAGTAGAGAGTGTTTTGTTACTGTTTTATTTATAATTTTATAAACTCAGGCTTTTGCTTTTCAAAAACAGTGTAGTACTTATAGCCATGGCTTTTTAAGATGTCATATACTTCATTGAATTTGGAGCATAGGTGGTCAGGTATATGAGCATCTGACCCTATTGTAATAATTTCGCCACCTAATTCTTTATATCTCTTGATGATTTCTACATTTGGATGAGGATTACCTAAACCATAACGTATACCAGATGTGTTAATTTCTATGCCTTTATGGTTATGGATTAATTTAAGTAATAAGGCATCGATAATATCCGTATAATTAGAGTGAGATATTAATTTGTTGTCATAAGGACCATATCTAACGATGTAATCAAGATGACCATAAACTTGAAAGCCAGAAAATGCGTCAATATTCTCAATGATACTCTCTAAATAACGTCCATAAGCCGTATGTTCACTTTTGTTTTTGTAATAAGCCCTAAGATATGGGTCAATGCCATCAACAAGGTGAGAAGACCCTATAATGAAGTCAAAAGGATGATTGTTAATAATCTTATCATAGTAATCCTTTAAATGAGGTTGCAAACCTAATTCAATACCTATTAGTATGTGAATATCCTTTTTATATTTATCTTGAAGGCTTTCTAATGTATGAAAGTAGTCAGAAATGTCAAAAGTAAATATAATATCTTCAGTTGGATAGTCAGCATCATAATGATCTGTAATACAAAGTTTTTTAACACCTAAATCTATGGCTTTTTTTATTGTGTCTTCTGGAAGGGTCTTTGAATCCCCAGAAAAATGAGTATGTACATGATAATCAGAATAAAACATAAAGAACCTCCTATATATTAGGGTAATATGTATTGTATTTTTAAAAAAAATCAACCGTTATTTACAAAGATAATAATGGAAGTATCCAAAAAAGAATATATAATAAGTCTAATAGGATGTATAAGATACGTCAAGTGAATTACTGTGATTTTACACAAAGATTTATAGTTTATGAGTATAAAAATATGCTATATACTCAAGGGAAAAATAAAAATTGTTAAGTTAATGTAAAGTTTAATAATAATTTATATTATAGCTTGTATTTGACGAAATTTGTGGTAAGATAAAAATTGTTGTTTTACATAAAATTAACTAAGACTTAACAAAGCATTTGGGAGGACAAAGATGGAATTAATTATTACGTTTATAGGTGGTTTTGCCATTTTCTTGTATGGAATGAACCAAATGGGAAAAGGTCTACAAAAGGCTGCTGGAAACAAGATGAAACAATTACTTGCCGTTTTGACGAATAATCGCTTTTTAGGTGTAATTGTTGGAGCTTTAGTGACTGCCATTGTACAAAGTAGTTCTGCAACAACAGTTATGATCGTTGGATTTGTTAATGCTGGTTTGCTTAATTTGACCCAAGCAGTTGGTGTCATTATGGGTGCTAATATTGGTACGACAATTACCTCTTGGGTAGTGGCAATGGGAGAATGGTCTAAATACCTTAAACCAGATAATATGGCACCGGTAGCAATTGCCATTGGTGCATACTTAATGTTCTTTACTAAAGATAAAAAGAAGAAACAAATAGGTGAAATATTTGTAGGATTTGGTATGTTATTTATTGGTTTAGGATTTATGTCGGATGCTGTAAAACCCTATAGAACCAGTCCTGTTTTTAAAGAGGCTTTCAAAGCTTTTGGTGAAAATCCTTTTCTTGGGATTTTGGTAGGGGCAGTTGTTACATTTTTAGTACAAAGTAGCTCTGCATCTGTTGGTATACTTCAAACCATTGCAGCAGCAACATTTTTACCATTTAATGCAGCTGTATATATTATATTAGGTCAAAATATAGGGACTTGTATGACAGCTTTATTATCTAGTATAGGAGCAAATAAAACTGCAAAAAGAGCTGCATATATACATTTACTCTTTAATATTATAGGAACGATTATATTCACCGTAGGTATTATCATATTCTTTACTTATATTAATCCAGAAATGGGTTACACTGAAACGACGATGACAAGTATTAGTATTTTCCATACTATCTTTAATGTTGGAAGTACATTGTTATTATTTCCATTTGCATCTTACTTGGTACATTTATCAGGTAAGATTGTACGAGGGCAGGACAAGCCTGATGCAAGTAATCAAGACACTGTATTACGTCATTTAGATGAAAGAATATTAGAAACACCTTCCTTTGCAGTAGAGAATGCTATAAAAGAAGTTGTATATATGGGAAGACTTGCAATAGAAAATACTAAAATTGCAACGGAAGCGCTATTAGAAAGAGATGTAGAAAAGTATCAAAAAGCAAAAGAAAATGAAAAACATATTAATAAAATAGAAAGACTGATTACGGATTATTTGGTTAAGATAAGCAATACATCTATCAATGAACATCAAAAACAAATTGTTAATAACCTATTTAATTCTATAAATGATATTGAAAGAGTAGGGGACCATGCAGAAAACATAGCCGAATTGGCTGAATATCACATGGCAAATGATCTATATCTTTCAGATGATGCATTACAAGAATTAACTCAAATGATACAAAAAACAATAGAAACTATTGAATTAGCAATAGATGCAAGAGAAAATGAAGACATTGAAGCCATCAGAAAAGTCATTCAAAATGAAGAAATTGTGGACACATTAGAAGAAGAGTTAAGAGAAAGACATATTAAACGCTTATCTCAAAACTTATGTACTGCTACAACAGGTGTTGTATTCTTAGACACAATAAGCAATCTTGAAAGAATTTCTGACCATGCATTAAATATTGCTTATTATGTTAAAGACGAGATATTGTAAAAGATTTGTAAAGTTTTAATTAAAAAAGAAAAAATTACTTGAAATTTCCATGGTAATTGGGTAAAATAGACACTGAGAATAAAATTTCTCAGTGTTTTTTTGTTTGAATTGGGACTAAAAACGTCACGAGGGACTGAAAAGGTCCACAAGGATGGTATTATGGACAAATCTTTAAATTGTTTAAATAAAATTATACCAAATGAAATACAAGTTCTAAATAGAAGATATGAAGTTCTAAAAGCAATAGAAAGTAGTCAACCAATAGGTAGAAGACAATTAGCAACAACATTAAACAATACTGAAAAAATTATTAGAAATGAAGTTGAATTTCTAAAAGAATTAGATTATATTCAAGTATCCACTTCAGGAATGACAATTACTGAAGAAGGAAAGAATATATTAGCTGAAGTAGAAATGGTTATCCGAAATTTAAGAGGATTATATAGCTTAGAAGATATCATTAAAAAAATACTAAAATGTGACAAAGTGGTTATTGTATCAGGTGATATAGCTCATAATATATCTGTTAGAGAAAATATAGGCAAAGCAGCTGCAAAAGTATTATTGAATAAAATTGGTAATAATTCAATTATTGCTGTTGCAGGAGGAAGTACAGTATACCATGTTGTACATTCCATCAAAACAAATAAAAAGTATCCTGAGGTATTGGTGCTACCTGCCAGAGGAAGTTTAAGAAATAATGTTGAGTACCAAGCCAATTCATTAACAGCTAAGCTGGCTACTAAATTAGAAGCAAATTATGAATTGTTAAACATACCAGATAATCTTAGCCGAAAATCCTTAGAAAGTGTAAGGAAAGAACCAGATATCCAAAAAACAATCAATAAAATATTAAAATCCAATATTATTTTATGTGGAATTGGTAATGCTAATGAAATGGTTGTTAGAAGAAACTTAGCAGATACGGTTATTGAGTTTTTAAATCGAAAAGAAGCTGTAGCTGAGGCTTTAGGATATTATTTAAACAAAGATGGAGAAATAGTGTATACATCACGTTCCATTGGTATAAAATTAGAACAGATGACAAAAACTGCCTATCCCATTGCTGTAGCAGCTGGGAAATCTAAAGCACAAGCCATTATAGCTTTTTCAAAATTTATAAACAATGGGTGTTTTATTATGGATGAAGGGGCAGCAAAAGAAATTATAAACTTAACAGATAACAATAACTTAGTTTTATAGCTGTCAAAAGCTTAAAAATAAATTCAAACAATATTAGGAGGAAAATTAATATGGCAAAAATAGCAATTAATGGTTTTGGACGTATTGGACGTAATGCATTCAAAGTAGCCGTTGAAAAAGGTTTAGACATCGTAGCAATTAATGATTTAACTGATGCAGAAACATTAGCTCACCTTTTAAAATATGACTCTTGTTTTGGAAAATTCAATGGTACAGTTGAAGTTAATGGTACTAACTTAGTTGTAAATGGTAAAGAAATCAAAGTTATAGCTGAAAGAAACCCAGCAGATTTACCTTGGGGAGAATTAAATGTTGATATCGTAATTGAATCTACAGGAATCTTTAGATCAAAAGATCAAGCTCAATTACATATTGATGCTGGTGCAAAAAAAGTAATCATTTCTGCTCCTGGTAAAGGAACAAAATCAATCGTTATGGGTGTTAATGAAGGAGATTATAATCCTGCAGAAGACAATATCGTAGACAATGCTTCTTGTACTACAAACTGTTTAGCACCATTTGCTAAAGTATTAAATGATAACTTTGGAATCAAAAGAGGTATCATGACAACTGTTCATGCTTACACAAATGACCAAAGAATCTTAGACTTACCTCACGAAGATTTAAGAAGAGCTCGTGCAGCTGCTGAATCAATTATCCCAACAACTACAGGTGCTGCTGAAGCCGTTGCTAAAGTAATTCCTGAGTTAAAAGGAAAATTAACAGGTATGGCTATGCGTGTTCCAACGCCTACAGTTTCAGTAGTAGATTTAACTGCTGAATTAGCTAAAGATGTAACTGTAGAAGAAGTAAATGCAGCTTTAAAAGCAGCAGAATCAAATGTTTTAGGATACTCAGATGAGCCATTAGTATCTATTGACTACCGTCAAGACCCACGTTCTTCTATTATTGATGGATTATCTACATTAGTAATGGAAGGCAACTTAGTTAAAGTAGTTTCTTGGTACGATAATGAGTGGGGTTACTCAAACAGAATAGTAGACCTTACTGAATATATAGCTAAATCATTATAATAATAAAGGTCCGGTCTTGTAGGTTTAGACTATAGGATCGGGCCTTTATTTAAATTGAAAATCGTCTGATAATGTTTAATCAAGGAATATATTATTAAATTGGCTGCCTTTCCTTTCAGCCGGTCGACGCCAATTCAATAATATATCCCTTGATTAAACCTGACGAATACTTACTTGATCGTAGAAAGGGGAACAATTACAATGTTAAATAAAAAATCAGTTGATGATATAAATGTAAAAGGCAAAAGAGTTCTTGTTCGTTGTGATTTCAATGTACCATTAAACAATGGTGTAATCACTGATGAGAACCGTGTGGTTTCAGCTTTACCAACAATCCAAAAGCTTATCAATGATGGAGGTAAAGTCATTCTTTGTTCTCACTTAGGAAAACCAAAAGGACCAAGTCCAGAGTTTTCATTAGCACCAGTGGCTAAAAGACTTAGTGAATTATTAAACAAAGAAGTTGTTTTTGCAGCTGACGATACAGTAGTAGGGGAAAACGCTAAAAAAGCTGTAGAAGCTATGAATGAAGGAGATGTTGTATTACTTGAGAATACACGTTTCAGAGCTGAAGAGTCAAAAAATGGTGAAGCATTTAGCAAGGACCTTGCTAGTATAGCAGATGTATTTGTTAATGATGCATTTGGTACAGCACATAGAGCACATTGTTCAAATGTAGGTGTAACCAATTATGTAGATACAGCAGTAGTTGGATACTTAATGCAAAAAGAAATTGATTTCTTAGGCAATGCAGTAAACAATCCAGAAAGACCTTTTGTAGCAATTCTTGGTGGTGCAAAAGTTTCTGATAAAATCAATGTAATCAACAACTTATTAGAAAAAGTTGATACATTAATCATTGGTGGAGGAATGGCTTATACTTTCCTTAAAGCAATGGGTCAAGAAATCGGATCTTCATTATTAGAAGAAGAAAAATTAGAGTATTCTAAAGAAATGATTGAAAAAGCAAAAGAAAAAGGCGTTCAATTCTTATTGCCAGTAGATCATGTTGTGACACAACAATTTAGTAATGATGCACCACATAAAGCATCTGATGACATTGAAGAAGGTTGGTTAGCACTTGATATCGGACCAAAAACAAGAGCAATTTATCAAGACGCTTTAAAAAGTGCTA
The nucleotide sequence above comes from Natranaerovirga pectinivora. Encoded proteins:
- a CDS encoding sugar-binding transcriptional regulator produces the protein MDKSLNCLNKIIPNEIQVLNRRYEVLKAIESSQPIGRRQLATTLNNTEKIIRNEVEFLKELDYIQVSTSGMTITEEGKNILAEVEMVIRNLRGLYSLEDIIKKILKCDKVVIVSGDIAHNISVRENIGKAAAKVLLNKIGNNSIIAVAGGSTVYHVVHSIKTNKKYPEVLVLPARGSLRNNVEYQANSLTAKLATKLEANYELLNIPDNLSRKSLESVRKEPDIQKTINKILKSNIILCGIGNANEMVVRRNLADTVIEFLNRKEAVAEALGYYLNKDGEIVYTSRSIGIKLEQMTKTAYPIAVAAGKSKAQAIIAFSKFINNGCFIMDEGAAKEIINLTDNNNLVL
- the gap gene encoding type I glyceraldehyde-3-phosphate dehydrogenase, whose protein sequence is MAKIAINGFGRIGRNAFKVAVEKGLDIVAINDLTDAETLAHLLKYDSCFGKFNGTVEVNGTNLVVNGKEIKVIAERNPADLPWGELNVDIVIESTGIFRSKDQAQLHIDAGAKKVIISAPGKGTKSIVMGVNEGDYNPAEDNIVDNASCTTNCLAPFAKVLNDNFGIKRGIMTTVHAYTNDQRILDLPHEDLRRARAAAESIIPTTTGAAEAVAKVIPELKGKLTGMAMRVPTPTVSVVDLTAELAKDVTVEEVNAALKAAESNVLGYSDEPLVSIDYRQDPRSSIIDGLSTLVMEGNLVKVVSWYDNEWGYSNRIVDLTEYIAKSL
- a CDS encoding phosphoglycerate kinase; this translates as MLNKKSVDDINVKGKRVLVRCDFNVPLNNGVITDENRVVSALPTIQKLINDGGKVILCSHLGKPKGPSPEFSLAPVAKRLSELLNKEVVFAADDTVVGENAKKAVEAMNEGDVVLLENTRFRAEESKNGEAFSKDLASIADVFVNDAFGTAHRAHCSNVGVTNYVDTAVVGYLMQKEIDFLGNAVNNPERPFVAILGGAKVSDKINVINNLLEKVDTLIIGGGMAYTFLKAMGQEIGSSLLEEEKLEYSKEMIEKAKEKGVQFLLPVDHVVTQQFSNDAPHKASDDIEEGWLALDIGPKTRAIYQDALKSAKTVVWNGPMGVFEFSNFANGTIAVAEALAEIEATTIIGGGDSAAAVNILGFGDKMTHISTGGGASLEFLEGKELPGVAAANDK